A window of Mobula hypostoma chromosome 7, sMobHyp1.1, whole genome shotgun sequence genomic DNA:
ctcttgtcctgtgtcaccaagtactccataacctcatccttaacaattgactccaacatcttcccagccactgaggtcaggctaactggtctataatttcctttctgctgccttcttcctttcttaaagagtggagtgacttttgcaactTTCCAGCCCACTGGCACtgtgccagaatccaatgatttttaaaagatcattactaatgccttcacaatctctaccactacctctttcagaaccccagggtgcagttcatctggtccggatgacttatgtaccttaaggtctttcagctttttgagcaccttctcctttgtaatagtaactttgtttacttctcttctctcacacccttcagcatctggcacactgttagagtcttccacagcaaagactaatgcaaaatactcattttgttcatctgccagttccttgtcccccattattatttctccggactcattttctagcagtcttatatccactctcatctctcttttaatttttacatacttgaagaagcttttactatccactttgatgttgcttgctagcttgctttcatacttcatcttttccctcctaatgattcttttagttgctctctgtaggtttttgaaggcttcccaatcctctgtcttcctgctaatttttgctttgttgtatgctctcttttgcttttacattagcattgatttcccttgtcagccatggttgcactaCTCtcccatttgagtatttcttcattcttGGAATACATCTATGCTGCATGTTTctcattttcccagaaactcacactgttgttgctctgctgtcatccctgccagcatctccttccaatttactttggccaactcctctcataccactgtaatttcctttacaccactaaaatactgctatgctagactttactttctccctatcaaatttcaagttgaactcaatcatatcgtGATCACTGGATcctaagggtccttttaccttcagctccctaatcgcctccggttcattacataacacccaatccagtatatctGATCTTCTtgcaggctcaatgacaaactgctctgaaaagccatctcatttttttttaggcatccattagtcttatgagaacatggatctgcgcctggaaagtcttcactctccagggcgcaggcctgggcaaggttgtatggaagaccggcagctgcccatgctgcaagtctctcctctccacgacaccaatgttgtccaagggaagggcattaggacccatacagcttggcaccagtgtcgtcgcagagcactgtgtgattaagtgacttgctcaaagacacaacaccctgccttggctggggctcgaactcacgaccttcagatcgctagtcgaatgccttaaccacttggccacgtgcccacacataagccatctcataggcattcaacaaactcactgtcttgagatccatgaccaacctgattttcccattcaacctgcatgttaaaatataccatgactatcgtaacattgcccttttgacacaccttttcaatttcccattgtaatctgtggtccacatcccagctactgttgggagacctgtaaataactgccatcagggtccttttacccttccagtttcttaactcagctcACAAAAATTCAACATCTGATGATCCTAtgccacatctttctactgatttgatgcccttctttaccagcagagtcacGCCAACCCTTCTGCTTCACCTCCCTTTCCCTCCAATGCCAAGTGTAACCTTGGGCATTCAGCTCCCACTACAaaaatccttcagccacgattcagtgatggccacaacatcatacctgacaatctgtaatagtgcaacaagatcgtcCACCGTATTGCTTGTACtccgtgcattcagatataacactttgagtactgtatttactACCCTTTGTGATCCTGCATCCCTAGTGCTCTGCTTCTCACCCTGCTGACTACAATTCCGTCCTGtactctgcctgccctttctgacAGTCTAATTGCATGCTAAGGACACATGATTTGCTTGGATGACAAAGTTTTCATGGGCTCTTTTTAGGAACTCTTACCTCCAAGGAGATCTTCATATCCTGTGCAGCCTGGCAGTCTGTGTCTTCTTCCTCTGCATGGCCGGGAGATGAGATGCTGCCGAATGCAGTTGGAGTCAtagagtacagaaacaggtcctttggcccatctagtctgtgctaccCTGGACTTCTGCCTGTTCCATCTACctacatctggaccatagccctccataactctCTAATCCGTGCAGCTACCTAAGCTATTCCTTAATGTAGCAAaacggcctgaaatgttgactgtgcttcttcctatggatgctgtctggcctgctgcattccaccagcattttatgtgtgttgcttgaatttccagcatctgcagatttcctcgtgtctactGTATCTACCCCTATTGccaccccggcagtgtgttccatgcaccaagcactctttgtgtaaaaaaaaagtatatatatataatatcagccctcccccccatacttttcactaatcaccttaaaattatgccctctcgtatttgagcaatttttgggtttagtaCATTTATATTTAGCAAATGACTTTCAGCCAcaaatcttcaaatctgaatgtaaattgtaaatttaatttaaatgaaCAATAGATTCCTAAAAATCGGGAATCACAGACCAGAtgatgctgattaaaattcatgcaGCTGTCTGTGCCGTGGATGTGAATCGGGAGCTATGAAGTTcgtgtgtagtttcaaagaaatcattatagatacattgtaaatatggaactgTCCGTTgctgtttagcacataaaatattgtTCCCCACGCTAGTCCAGCTGATTGTTCGACCAAAAGAGTCTCCATATAACGCCTGCTGTGTCTTGTTTTGTCAGAtttaccagtacttttctccagtgacACAACAACAGGTCGTATGAATATGGTGCTGATGTTTCCCTTGGCTGGTGTATGTAGAATTAGCAATCACTACCCCAGAATAAGCTATTGACCATTTTGGATTAAAATGAGAAGGAAGTTCTCTACCTGAAGGCTAGTGAATCTTAGGAATTCTCAACCCAAAAGTAACGTACAGGCTCAGTTCCTGAGTATATTCAAGTGTGAGGTCATTAAACTTTGGATGTTAAGGAAATCTTGGGATATGCAACAAAGTGAATCCAGGggtaaaatcagccatgatgttattGGATTGTGAAGCAGACATAAGGGGCAAATGGCCTACTCGTATTCCTCTATTTTATTTTATAGATTATATAAGACAGCACTTTGACAGCCCAAGTCTCTTGAGATCAGTGTTTGCTACAacttttctcttctctctctctctctctagccaTCTAAGTCTTCAAGGAATCTATTGATCTAACTCCTTCTCTCAAGAAATGTCTCATCAACCAAGCCAACTTCCTCTTGTCATTTTTTGCATACTTCTGTTGACGTCTACATTTCCAAGTAAGTAGAAGGATTCATGATTTTTGTCCAGGGAATTTCACATTGTTTTGACATTTAATtattggtatattttcttttcttttatcaCATGAGATATATTCCAAGTGTTAGAAGCATATTTGAGTCATATATCAGAGGTAATCATAAATCTGCATCACTGctctgaaagaagaaataagTCAATATAAAATTAACTTTTTTCAACTCAGCAAATTTGGAAGGGCAATTCTACTATTTTTAATAGTTTTTATATTTGATGTTTAGTTTTCTGGTATATTTTCTCCCAAAGGTCAAAAATCAAATGTAAAActtgtagatactggaaatctgaaaagagAAAATGCTATAATACttagagggtcaggcagcatctgttgagagGGGAGTGAGTTCCAGTTTCTagctttcatcagaactaggaagatttaAAAGTGTACTAACTTAGAGCTCAAGATTCCCAAAGCAATCCTGAAATCCAGCAATTGGTTGCTCATCTCCGCACCATGTTCAGATCATAAACAACACAGCTGCTGGAAACACTTGCATTTAGGAACATGCACAAAGATGAATTGAACAGAATGTCGGTAAGTTCTGGCTGCATTAGTCTTCTTCTTGATACAAACCTGATCAGCCTGGCACCTGTTTAGTTATTGATCATCTATTCCATGACTAAATGTggcatgatggcagagcagcaaataCAATGACAGACACTGAATATCCCTCTGGGTGAGACTCCAACATAACTGTACACATTGTGACTCTTCTCCGTCTAAAGTTCTCCAACACAAACACATCTTGCTTTTGCACATTTGGTATACAGTGTCACATCCATTTTAAGGCACCTACAGGCTGGATTCATTGGTAAGTGATTTTCAAAGAAAGCCCACATGAATATTACAACCATCATGACAAGAGCAGATAAAGCAGTGAAATTTGTAAAacacataaacgttgctggtgaacgcagcaggccaggcagcatctctacgaagaggtacagtctacgtttcgggccaagacccttcgtcaggactaactgaaagaagagctagtaatagatttgaaagtgggagggggagggggagatccaaaatgaaaggagaagacgggagggggagggatggagccaagagctggacaggtgattggaaaaagggatatgagaggatcatgggacaggaggcccagggagaaagaaaagggggaggggggaaaaaccagaggatgggcaaggggtatagtgagggggacagagggagaaaaaggagagagagaaaaagaatgtgtgtatataaataaataatggatggggtatgagggggaggtggggcattagcagaagtttgagaagtcaatgttcatgccatcagattggaggctacgcagatagaataaaaggtgttgttcctccaacctgagtgtggcttcatctttacagtagaggaggccgtggatagacatgtcagaatgggaatgggatgtggaattaaaatgtgtggccactgggagatcctgctttctctggcggacagagcgtaggtgttcagtgaaacgatctcccagtctgcgtcaggtctcgccaatatatagaaggccgcatcgggagcaccggacgcagtatatcaccccagccaactcacaggtgaaatgtcgcctcacctggaaggactgtttgggaccctgaatggtagtgagggaggaagtgtaagggcatgtgtagcacttgttccgcttacaaggataagtgccaggagggagatcggtggggagggatggtggggacgaatggactagggagtgatccctgcggaaagtagtggtggggggatggaaagatgtgTTAGTCCTCTGTTTATTTCTCCGTTGCTGCCGTCTGACCTGTTAGGTATCTCcggcattttctgattttacttcAGTTTACTAGCATAAGGTTATTTAATAATTTTTATTTGAAGTATATGGAGAAACAACAAGATTGTTTGATAGAATGCAGGGGAAGGGGAGTAGGGATGGGAGGGGTTGAATTACAGAATGGCAAGGGTAGGATTCTGTAGAGAAATAGTACAGTCCTGCTTTCCATGTGAAGGCCTAAGTCCCAAACTTGCTTTTAGCTGTAGTTTTCGGAAAACGTTGTGATAGTGGACTCCAGATGGGACCcagagagggaatacaaagatGCTGTAATTTTTCAGACGTCAATGACGATTTTCTGCATGGAACAAAGGTTAGTTTTTTGAATTGTTCTCGCAGAGTAGAGTAGATATGGTGTATTTAGACATTCAAAGGCTTTGTGTAAAATTACAGCACATAGGGTTGGGAGTCATTAGACTGAAGATCGGTAAAGGGAATGACACAGTATAGGCACAAATGGGTTATTTTCAGGTTGAGGGGTTTTGGCCAGTGTCAGCTATTCACTATTTGCCTTGGGACCAAGTGTATTATACTTATGTTTGCTCATGATACTGGGTTGCATTATATGTGAGCTGTGAGGAAGACGCAGAGAAGTTTTAAGGTATATAGACAGGCTAACTACAAGGACATGACATTTTTTGATAAGGCTCTGCTACTGCACACAGCCTGTACAAAATGTATTGGATCCCTCTGTACCAACTTGGGAACTGTCATTGTTTCTTGTCACTTAGCTTTTGTAACGGTGGTACTTGCTTTTTATTGGTACAGTGATGTGCTGATAGAAAAAGAGCCACAACTTAAGAAACTAGTTATGTAATATTTAGAGATAAAAGAATACCTTGGTTAGCATTTGTGTTATATTTAGCAATAAGAGTAGGAGAACTTTCACGTGTTAACACCAGTGAATTAGAAGCAGTTACATACACGACTGTGTCATAACTGCTCTTGGTTCATCATCCTCTGAATGCCCCATTGAACAAATTCCCATCATTCTGTTCTTCTTTTCAGATGGGTCAAGTGGAAATAAACTGCGCAAGATGATTCAGAAAAGACATGGTGAGTGGTATTATTTTGGTGTATATTACATACCTTAATTATCACTCTAAGCATTTGTTAGATGGGTCCATTAAAATATTCTTGAAAAGGCAGGTAGAGTTGGATGTTACAATCATTGCCTAAGTTTCTCATTCATCAGCTACATCAAGAAAATCATCAATTTCTTTCATAACTCCAATCATACACATCCAAACATTTTCCAAGTGTCTGATATTCTGTGCAAGTGAAAGTTTCTAAAGCTTGTTTAACAAAAGTTTCTGTGAAAGTCATGACCTGTCGTTTACCTTattctatttggaatagtttaCTCACATAAATGTAGATTTCTAGTCAATGCTGTACAGAGGAATAGGTGTCAACTCTGTTTACCATGACAACTAAGGACTTCAAGGCTAAGGAACGTCCTATTGTCCCTCCTTTGATGGTTTCATTATTGCGCATGTAACACACTGTACAAAACAATTCAGTTGGTGCCTCACAGAATATCAAGATTCAAGAGATTATTTGCCATCTGCCAGTATATAAGTGTAAAGGATCATAACTCCATATCCAATTCagtataaaaaacacaataaaaactcaaaataaatatatatacatcaGATTAGCTTATAAATATAGACTGatcttatatactgtacataaaggatgttgggaactggagtatctgtacataaggtgactttaacaggaaatgataaagtggtggtggtgaGATGGATTAATGAGTGTAGGTGTTAATCAACCCTGGTCCTTTTACCATGATACTAATTTGTCCTTTTTATGCATTCTAATATTACTAAGTGAATtaagtaattttattttgtaaCTGCTACTTGACAAACTAGATACAATACTGTGAAAAGAGTCTCATTGGATAATCGTGCATCATTATCATATACAGTACACATAACAATGCAACTCAGTTTTAAATGTGGTCACTATCGTCTGTTGAATTCATTCTTATTAAAAAGGTGGATGGGAGAAACTAATTAGTTCATAACTGCAAATTAACAATCTGACCCAGGAATAAAGTATTCATAGTAAAGACTCATAAATGAGCAGGATAATATGGACTATCAAATACCAAAAAATAGCATACTCTGGTATAGGCGAGTCATAGAATTGCTGTATTCAACTGAACTGGGAAATGTTTTCCTGATTAGTTATGACTAGAACTAGAATTATAACGAAACAACTCCCAATTTTATGCATGTTTTTGTAAAAGACTCAATGAGTCAGATTTTACTTTTGGCTGCTTCTTACAAAATGCAACAAACCATTCCTCACTCAGATACTTGTTCATATTATTTTCTTTTGAGCTAGATGTTTCTCTTATCCAATTGCTAAATATGAAACGTTGGCCATCAGAAATTGTTGGCAAATTTACTGTCATAGTAGTTACTTGCATTTTCAAATAACATTTGATGAAGTGCCATTTTAAACTTCAGTAGCTCATATATTACTAAGGACTATCAGAAAGCAGCGAGTCAGGACACATGGGTAGTATGTTGACCCTCTGACAGAGGGTGATGTATCACTGGAATTCTCCCCCACAGAGGGTTCTGGAGGTTAGATCTTTGGGAGTATTTAAGGAGGAAGTAGATGAATTGTTGGATTATTGTCTCTGTAAAGCTGACAACttaatcattgagtatattcaaggcagagtttAGATTAAAATTATTCCTACATTTACAGTGTCAACATGGTTGTAATGTGTCTATTGTGGTAGTGTAGTGAGTCATGCTTGTcattctcactttcagcttccagcactggctagcagtcttgcgaaaaggagagctgaatgtgtaagtctctccctggcAGTACGTAGCCTCTCCAAAAGCAAGCCTCATGAAGTGCCTCCTCACTGGTGATACGTGGAAACTcaactccttttggactcaggctgaaaTACAGAGGACGGGTAGGacgtctggcccctgcacatgtaGCACGCAGTCTTAATGACTAGgcatcccaggatctccatatcttctgcccaggcttgtgatgatgatcatcatcacccattgtccttcaggATAGATAGATGGTAGCCACAAGGAACAGACAGGAAATTGGAGCTGAAGCCAAGGCAAGATCTGCTCCAGACTTATTCAGTGCTACAACAGGAtttaggggccagataataagacTCCTGCTCTCAGTTAGTCCTTTCACTATGTTTATCACAAATCTAGGCCCCACATAATTCCATTTATGATACAAGTGGAACATTTACAGAACTGGTACATCATAGTCGCAAAGTATCTTATTAATTATTTAAGTTCTACATTATTAGGCACTATGAAAATACAGGTACTTACTAAGTTGTTTCAAATATTTTCACTGTTTCTAGCTTTAGAGAGATTGTCTGCTTCGGTTTCTGAATCAAAAGCTAATGAGTTTTTGAATAGTTTGAAACGTCCCAAACGGCACCTTTGGGATAGATCTCGTGATGACGTTCAGCAATGGTATCAGCAGTTCATTGGCATGGGATTTTCTGAAGCTGTGAGTATCTTCCCCAATTCTCAAACATCTACTTAATATTTAGGTTTACTGACAGCAATTTTCTCCCTTATCACTTTTGCCCTGAAGATGTTAACTGCTTTGGCGGAGTATGTGAGTTGGATAAAGCAGAGTGGTTGAGTGACATAATTGTTTTGAATCTGTTATTTGAAAGAGAAGACCAGGACTTAAAAGTACAAATTGGAGGCTGATGATAAACAGGGAAAAGTGATAAAACTTAAGTTCAAAATAGAAACCCAAACTAAAAAAAAGCATTTTAGTGAAGATCTTCATTCAGTAAAAAGAGTGTTTCAAAAATACACTGACAGGTGGTGTTTATAGACAACCATTTTTTCCCCCCTAAAAATGTGGATAGTAAAGCATTGGTCAAAAGAAGAAGTGAACAATGACATCTTCTCTGAGATCTTTCTAGGATTGGAATACTGAGTTGAGTTATTAGAGGAGTTTTGATAGGCTGGGTCTGATTGCTCTGGAGtgcaggaggctgagaggtgacatgtTGAGGTGTATAAAGTTATATGAGAGGCATACATAGGGTAGGCATTCAGTGCTTTCCATAATAGGGGTAtcaaaaattacagcacagaggtTTAGGTGAGAGGAAGGTAGTTTAACGGAAGGCTGAGCCATAAGTTTTTCAGACtagttggtatctggaatgagctaccagacaaGGTCTTAGGAAGGAATAGTAACAGAATTTAGGAACTATTGACGGGTACTTGAGTGACGAAGACATTAAGAAATATGGAATTAATGCTGCCAAGTAGGATTACTATGGGTTGATACGCTGGTTGGCGTGGGACAACTCAACTCCTCAAATGATTTGGCTGCAGgacagacacaagagcagaatccTACTGACTTGTGTTTACTGGCGAAAAAATCCCCCACATTATCCTCACTTGATGAGGACGCAGACTGCTTAACTTGCAGAATCCAGTGGTTTGGCTTGAGGAATGGCAGGGTTTCCACTATACCACCGAGAAAGCTCTGTCCCTGACACTTTTAACATCCAGAAAAGTCCTAGTGCAGGGTCTCAACACCGATTCCTTCCCTACTCCCACACCCATTTTTTTGGCTCCAGCTATTCAAGCTGATGCCTTAGTGTCAGAGGCTTGGGTTGTAACCTGACGCAAGATATTGCCTGTGTGGAGATGGTACGTTCACCaagattgtgtgggtttccttcagatgcttcagtttccacccagatcacacacacatctgagttggtaagttaattggtcactgtaagttgcccctcaagtttaACAGTGTGATAGATAGGACTTGGGGGTTAGTTTGATGAGAATAAGGGGAGAAATAAAAATGGGATTAAATATAGGATTGTTGCAATAGGTCATTGATAGTCTACTCAGACTTTGTGGACTAAGCAGCCTGTTTTCATACTGGTATCTTTAAGACTTAGACAAGTTGAAAATAATTATACTGTATCTCAAAAGTTACCGGAAAGGAtcaattgatttttaaaataattttgcagaaatttgaagaaactgtTGCATATTGGAAGAATGTATACCAAGATGGCACTCATGACGACTACCATCGCTACTACAACCACTACCATGATGATGGGAATTCTCCATTTGGCCCCTATTATGCTCATTCCATGCGGCATGGGGCTGATGTTAATTATGATTCTTAAAGCAACGAAGTACAGTCCATAAATATTAGTGATTAACCTTTCACCTACTGGCATAATGTATTATATAATCATCTTTTTGAATATTATTGACTCATTTGTAAGGTTTAGATTTTGTGTTAGTTTTACGAAGAATTACAAATGTAAATTGTTTCTAACAACCTAATGCTTTTTCTGTTATATTTTAATCACCTTGAATTAATTTCTTACATGCTGAAATTTGAATTTCAATATTTTGGTAAGTAACTAAGGATCACATAATTGTAGAAGTTTTTAAATGGATGTTGGACTAACTCTTTCATGTCTTCTACTAAAATGGTATTTTCTGATGAAAGCAGCGAGATAAATCATGTTATTAATGATTTTCTATGTAGTGAAATCATTCCAATCAGAGTTTATAAAGATAGTCAGTGGGTTGCACAAGGAGCtattggggaaagtaacaaaagGCATCATAAGCTGTAGGTTATACAGTAAGAAAGGTAAATGGAAAGTGTAGGGAAGGAAAGGgggtgggcagcatggtagtgtagtggttagcacaatgctttacagtaccagagacctggattcaattcctgccgtgAGGAGTTTGTAAGTaccccccgtgaccgtgtgggttttgtCCACACTccagacataccggttggtactTTCAGGTCcgggttaaatggtcattgttaattgccccatgattaggccaggattaaataggAAGGGACTGCTGGGTAGCGCGATTCAGAGGGCCTATTCTGTACCGCATCTCAATAAAAAAATGATTTTGTAGCtaaggacagctccaatgccatcttcaAACTCACTGATGACAGTATCGGTAGATGTCTCACAGATGGCGAAGAGTCGGCTTCCTGAAGCGAGGTACAGCACCTGGTTGTGGTGTCGCAACCTTTCATTCAATGTTGGCAAAACTAAAGAGTCGATTGActtgagaaggggagggagggtaaATATGTGGCAGTCTActtttggtggggtggggggagaattgacggtgcagtcagtagtttttaaattcctgggcattaacatTATCGGAGGACCTATCCTGGCCCAGCATGTGGATGCAATCATAAGGAAAGTACTACTTAGGAGGTTAAGGTTTGGCTTGTCTCCGAACACTCCAACAAAGTATCCTAACCGCATCTTGAGCTAGTAAGGGCAATTTGAATGTGCAGGAACATAAGCCGCTGCAGACTGGTACTGGGTAAATGGAATTGGTTTAAGTCAAGTCTGAAGCAAGTGCCAGCTGTACAGTCATCATGAAGAGTGTTTATAGAATTTTCTGATAACAGTCAGGCACCACACTCTTATTAGTGAGAGAGGCTGTTTATTACCCGCCTCCCAATTTCAATCTAACATTAAATGTTAACAGACTCATGACAATATTAAGTTCCTTCTATTGATGTTGGTCCACCTGTATTATTTATGACCCTTTCTTCAGGATCCCTTCGACAATAGGAATGCCCTTTCTCTAATCACACTGCTCCATACTCCTACATATACGTATGTATCTAATATATAACTCTGAATTTCAAAAATTTGAGAACTCTATTGCAgcttgcagaaatttgcaagaggaGCTAGTTCTCGATGCTGGCAATATGACATATCTCTGCAGAGGACAAGGAAGAGATTTGAAGAGTGAGAGGAGAcctagcctgaaacatcgactcacaaacaagagaaaagatgtagatgctggaaatatgagcaacacacactaaatgctggaggaactcagcaggctgggcagcaatAATGGAaaaagcagtcaacgttttgggctgaaacctttcggcaggactggagaaaaaatgctgagtagatctgaaaggttggggggggtgtgggggagaaggagagaaacaccaggtgataggtgaaacttgtagggggagggatgaaggaaagagctaggaagttgattggtgaaagagacagaaggccatgcaagaaagaaaaaagggtggggggaggagcaccagagggaggtggtaggcagacAAGGAGGTAACATAAGAGAGGGACAaagagatgggaaatggtgaaggaatgggggaggcatcactggaagtttgagaaatcaaggttcatcaggttggaggctatccaaatggaatacaaagtgttgttcctccaacccaggtgtggccttatcacgacagtggaggaagccatggatgggcatattggaatgggaagtggaattaaaatgggtggtcactgggagatcccacttgttctggcagatggagcatagatactcggcgaagcagtctcccaatctgtcgggtcttaccaatatacaggaggccacaccggagcACCAAACATAGTacatgatcccaacagactcgcaggtgaagtgttgcctcacctggaaggactgtttgaggccctgaatggtagagggaagtgtagcacttgttctgcttgcaaggctaagtgccaggagggagatcagtggggagggacaaatggacaagggagcgatccctgaggaaagcagaaagtggtgggg
This region includes:
- the LOC134349018 gene encoding augurin-like — encoded protein: MSHQPSQLPLVIFCILLLTSTFPNGSSGNKLRKMIQKRHALERLSASVSESKANEFLNSLKRPKRHLWDRSRDDVQQWYQQFIGMGFSEAKFEETVAYWKNVYQDGTHDDYHRYYNHYHDDGNSPFGPYYAHSMRHGADVNYDS